A part of Aegilops tauschii subsp. strangulata cultivar AL8/78 chromosome 2, Aet v6.0, whole genome shotgun sequence genomic DNA contains:
- the LOC109782377 gene encoding receptor-like protein 4, with product MRKRFLLWPLLLAVSASSALLGVLAADLSKEPFTIRISCGSFDDVHTAPTNTLWYRDFGYTGGRFANATRPSFIVPPLKTLRYFPLSDGPENCYYINNVPNGHYQVRLFFALVADPNLDSEPIFDVSVEGTLFSSLLSGWSSDDEKTFAEALVFVQHSSLSICFHSTGHGDPSILSIEVLQIDDNAYKFGSLWGKGTVLRTTKRLTCGSGKPAFDEDLNGIHWGGDRFWLGLKTLSSSSDDQPISTENVIAETLLAPNFYPQSMYQSAIVGTDRQPTLSFEMDVTPNKNYSVWLHFAEIDNGITAEEQRVFDVLINGDTAFKDIDIIRMTGERFTALVLNKTVAVSGTTLKITLQPVEGTHAIVSAIEVFDIIPAEMKTLTQEVTALRTLKGSLGLPLRFGWNGDPCIPQQHPWSGVDCQFDNTKRQWVIDGLGLDNQGLRGVIPSDVSKLQHLQSINFSGNSIKGNIPLSLGTIPGLRVLDLSFNELNGSIPESLGQLTSLQTLNLNGNDLSGRVPASLGGRPLHRVRFNFTDNAGLCGIPGLRECGPHLSVAAKIGMAFGVLVAFLFLVVFAACWWKRRQNIIRGQKLAAAREAPYAKSRTQFTRDVQMGKHHRPHETSPRGGNNESSPHLLS from the exons ATGCGGAAGAGATTTCTTCTGTGGCCGCTGCTGCTCGCTGTCTCCGCATCGTCAGCTCTTCTTGGTGTTCTCGCGGCCGACCTTAGCAAAG AACCTTTTACCATCCGTATAAGCTGTGGGAGTTTCGACGATGTCCACACGGCACCTACCAACACGTTGTGGTACCGAGATTTTGGTTATACTGGTGGCAGGTTTGCAAATGCCACTCGCCCGAGCTTTATTGTACCCCCACTGAAAACTCTTCGATATTTCCCTCTGTCTGATGGCCCTGAAAACTGTTACTACATCAACAATGTTCCCAATGGGCACTACCAAGTCAGGCTTTTCTTTGCCCTTGTGGCTGATCCTAATCTTGATAGTGAGCCAATATTTGATGTTTCTGTTGAGGGCACTCTATTCAGTTCTTTGCTTTCGGGCTGGAGTAGTGATGATGAGAAGACATTTGCGGAAGCCCTGGTTTTTGTTCAACACTCTAGCTTATCAATTTGTTTCCACAGCACCGGTCATGGCGATCCATCGATCCTTTCTATCGAAGTTCTCCAAATAGATGATAATGCCTATAAGTTTGGTTCCCTTTGGGGAAAGGGAACAGTGCTTAGAACTACCAAAAGATTGACATGTGGTTCTGGAAAGCCAGCTTTTGACGAAGACCTAAACGGTATCCACTGGGGTGGTGACAGATTCTGGTTAGGTTTGAAAACTTTATCATCTAGTTCTGATGATCAACCTATATCAACTGAAAATGTTATAGCAGAGACATTGCTTGCACCAAATTTTTATCCTCAAAGTATGTACCAATCAGCTATTGTGGGCACTGATAGGCAGCCGACGTTATCCTTTGAAATGGATGTTACTCCAAACAAGAACTATTCTGTATGGCTTCATTTTGCAGAGATTGATAATGGAATAACTGCAGAAGAGCAAAGGGTATTTGATGTACTTATCAATGGTGACACTGCTTTCAAAGATATTGATATAATCCGCATGACAGGAGAGCGTTTTACTGCGCTTGttctgaataaaactgttgctgtCAGTGGGACAACGCTAAAAATCACCTTGCAGCCTGTTGAAGGGACACATGCCATTGTTAGTGCGATTGAGGTTTTTGATATCATTCCAGCTGAAATGAAGACCTTAACTCAAGAAG TGACTGCTCTGCGGACTTTGAAGGGTTCACTTGGTCTTCCTCTTCGATTTGGCTGGAATGGTGACCCCTGCATTCCTCAGCAGCATCCGTGGAGCGGAGTTGATTGCCAGTTTGACAATACCAAAAGGCAGTGGGTCATTGATGGACT AGGTCTTGACAACCAAGGCTTGAGAGGAGTTATACCTAGTGATGTATCTAAGCTACAACACCTGCAAAGCAT AAACTTCAGCGGTAATAGTATAAAGGGCAATATTCCATTGTCTTTGGGTACCATCCCAGGGCTACGAGTACT AGATCTGTCATTCAATGAACTCAATGGTTCTATTCCGGAGAGCCTTGGCCAACTGACGTCTTTACAGACACT GAACCTAAATGGCAATGATCTTTCAGGAAGGGTTCCAGCCAGCCTGGGAGGAAGACCTCTACACCGAGTTAGATTCAA CTTTACGGACAATGCTGGGCTGTGTGGAATTCCTGGTTTACGTGAGTGTGGCCCTCATTTATCAGTCGCTGCAAAGATCGGCATGGCTTTCGGGGTACTTGTAGCTTTTCTGTTTCTAGTTGTATTTGCGGCATGCTGGTGGAAAAGGAGGCAAAACATTATCCGTGGTCAGAAATTAGCTGCAG CAAGGGAAGCTCCCTATGCTAAATCAAGGACCCAGTTTACACGGGATGTGCAAATGGGCAAGCACCACCGCCCGCATGAGACGAGCCCACGGGGTGGCAACAATGAAAGCTCGCCACATTTGCTTTCCTAG
- the LOC109782379 gene encoding protein C2-DOMAIN ABA-RELATED 5: MERLLGLLKVKVVSGVNLAICDPLAHSSDPYVVIRLGQQKVKSGIKYKFTNPEWNEELTLSITNWTLPVKIEVFDHDTFTKDDSMGDAEFSIANKDLSHVPDDTVMKTIHPDKDNCFSTESHIRWKDDKVSQNIVLKLRNTDTGEIILHLEWVNIPGTAR; this comes from the exons ATGGAGCGCCTGCTTGGGCTGCTCAAGGTGAAGGTGGTCAGCGGGGTGAACCTGGCCATCTGCGACCCCCTCGCCCACAGCAGCGACCCCTACGTCGTCATCCGCCTCGGACAGCAG AAAGTGAAGTCCGGTATCAAATATAAATTCACCAACCCGGAATGGAACGAGGAGCTCACCCTGTCCATCACAAACTGGACGCTCCCGGTTAAGATT GAAGTCTTTGACCATGATACTTTCACCAAGGATGACAGCATGGGCGATGCAGAGTTCAGCATCGCCAACAAGGACCTCAGCCACGTCCCTGACGACACCGTGATGAAGACGATCCACCCTGACAAGGACAACTGCTTCTCCACCGAGAGCCACATCAGATGGAAAGACGACAAGGTCTCTCAGAACATTGTCCTCAAGCTGAGGAACACCGACACCGGCGAGATCATCCTGCACCTGGAGTGGGTTAACATCCCAGGCACGGCGCGGTGA
- the LOC109782372 gene encoding uncharacterized protein translates to MEKLCIKEKQLQPNRTVFHGIVPGLSCSPIGKIKIDVLFGDKVHFRREAIWFEVVDLESPYHVLLGRSALAKLMAVPHYAYLKMNMPGTKGIITIAGDYEKSAACAAASSRLAESLVQKALGQHSTEFEYTPNGWNYANLTSLFEQLQKQEKLKLAA, encoded by the exons atggagaagttgtgcATCAAAGAGAAGCAGCTCCAGCCCAATCGTACTGTCTTCCATGGCATTGTGcccggcctttcctgctcaccaatcggcaagattaagaTAGATGTGCTCTTCGGAGACAAAGTTCACTTCCGCCGTGAGGCGATTTGGTTTGAGGTGGtcgatctggagagcccctatcatgtgCTCCTAGGCCGGTCAGCTCTAGCCAAGCTCATGGCGGTGCCCcattatgcctacctcaagatgaataTGCCGGGAACCAAGGGCATTATCACGATAGCCGGGGACTACGAGAAGTCGGCCGCCTGTGCCGCGGCCAGCAGcaggctggccgagtcccttgtg CAAAAGGCCCTCGGCCAGCATTCAAcagagtttgaatacacccccaacGGGTGGAACTACGCAAATTTAACAAGTTTGTTCGAGCAACTACAAAAGCAGGAAAAGTTAAAACTGGCCGCCTAG